In Mangifera indica cultivar Alphonso chromosome 7, CATAS_Mindica_2.1, whole genome shotgun sequence, the genomic window tatatatatgtaattgatCTAAGCTCAATCCTTGTATTACTCAATTTGGTTCAACTCATTTGTACCCCAAGTTtgggttttgtgttatttggtgatgaaaataagggtaaaaaaggaaaagaattgagaaaagattttatattcaataaaactatgtatatatatttttaagtatataaacaagtatatatatgatatgtgattatatgattaaatgattataaattaaaattaaaattaaaataatatttaattatataataatatattatatatattgaaattgtaTGCACATGATATCGTTCATTtgagttttaaagttttacaaattttaggGTTAAATAATTTTGGCAGGATCTCAGATGGAACTGATTGTTCCAATTTTGCAGGTCCAATCCAACTAGACTCGGCCcgttttcaaataaaataaatcatttcatTGCGAAAATCAAAACGATACCGTGTAGGGTGACAACAATAAACCTGAACCAAACGACACCGTAGTAGCATTTCTTAATTGCATTATCCAATTGGTGCACTGTGCCGCTTCTCACAAATCGAATGGCTTCGCTTTCGGCAAGCTTCGTATCTCCGATTCAAGTCGTATCTCGCTCGAGAACTCGGAATGAACCAAAACGTGCGAAAAATCTTCCACAGAAAAAGCATAACAATAAGCTCAAATTACGAAGCAATTCTTTCAAAGCCCTTCCGCAGCCACTGCCTGGCGGTCAAGCCACCACTTACACGCGCCTCCCGCCAAAAGACGACTTTTCTGTTGAAATTTCAGAAGAAATCAAGCTCTCAGATTTTGATGTAGCCAAGCTCAATATTGAGAATGATTCTGAAACTGAAATTGAAAATCTCCTAAGCGAAGatgaagaagacgaagaagaagaagaggaggagtTGAATAATAGCTTCGGGATGAATTACAGAAGACTCGATATATTCGAAGGAACCGGGCAATACGATAGTGACGATGAAGAATACGACAGCAAATACGAAGACAGTGGCAAAGTGGTATATGTTGATGATGAGAATGGATATTACGAAGGCGAATTGGATGTGAAAGAGAAGGGAGTTCCTGCCGTTATGCGATGCTTTGACCGAGCGAAGATTTATGTAAAGGCAGGGGATGGTGGAAACGGTGTCGTTGCATTTCGTCGCGAGAAGTATGTGCCTATGGGTGGGCCTTCGGGTGGCGACGGAGGGAGAGGCGGGAACGTATACTTTGAGGTTGATGATTCGGTGAATTCTTTATTACCGTTTCGTAACAGCGTGCATTTTCGGGCCGGTAGAGGGTGCCATGGGCAAGGGCGGATGCAGTTCGGAGCAAAGGGTCAGGACGTGGTGATTAAAGTGGCCCCTGGGACGGTTATTAGAGAGGCTGGAAAGTCAGAGGTGTTATTGGAGTTATTGCAACCTGGACAAAAGGCTTTGTTGTTGCCTGGTGGTAGAGGTGGCAGAGGAAATGCTTCGTTTAAGTCTGGGATGAATAAGGAGCCCAGAATTGCAGAGAACGGGGAAGAAGGTCCCGAAATGTGAGTTCTTCCAACATTTTATATCCTTTGGAATTGCAGCATTTACTTACGCTTGTTGTGATTGTCAATAAGGCGGTGTGtgtgcatatttttttatttcggGTAGAGATGCTTATTTTTTTTGCCTCaaattgcttttaaaattagtttgagttGATATTTAGGgagaaatgagaattttgaGCATCTTTTGTGATTTGTGTGCCGAAAGAACTTTATCTTAATAAGGGTTCAACAAGTTATTTGGGTACTTGTATTGAGAAGCTAAGCAGATACTTTATGTTTTTCTAATATGTACTTGCAAATTTTGAGATTAGATGGTTGACTTTTGTCAGGTGTCACAAATAGTAAGGA contains:
- the LOC123221604 gene encoding GTP-binding protein OBGC, chloroplastic — protein: MASLSASFVSPIQVVSRSRTRNEPKRAKNLPQKKHNNKLKLRSNSFKALPQPLPGGQATTYTRLPPKDDFSVEISEEIKLSDFDVAKLNIENDSETEIENLLSEDEEDEEEEEEELNNSFGMNYRRLDIFEGTGQYDSDDEEYDSKYEDSGKVVYVDDENGYYEGELDVKEKGVPAVMRCFDRAKIYVKAGDGGNGVVAFRREKYVPMGGPSGGDGGRGGNVYFEVDDSVNSLLPFRNSVHFRAGRGCHGQGRMQFGAKGQDVVIKVAPGTVIREAGKSEVLLELLQPGQKALLLPGGRGGRGNASFKSGMNKEPRIAENGEEGPEMWLELELKLVADVGIVGAPNAGKSTLLSVISAAQPTIANYPFTTLLPNLGVVSFDYDSTVVVADLPGLLEGAHRGFGLGHEFLRHTERCSALVHVIDGSGEQPEFEFDAVRLELELFSPELAEKPYVVAYNKMDIPEAYEKWSLFKERLHARGIEPFCMSAVKREGTHEVICAAYELLRNSKQANKDFEGPVNLNHVADMVHKQRRAAINEFEISHDSSSNTWHVVGSGLQRFVQMTNWRYIDSEKRFQHVLEACGVYKSLMKLGVKEGDTVIVGEMEMVWHDYNENSDPSKVKKGSEPSIRWPQWK